The following is a genomic window from Rhodomicrobium lacus.
AGCTTCACAGCGGCGCGTTACCGGTCAGGGCTTTTGCTGACGAAGACGATTACGGAAGCGAGCCGAACGAGGGCTTCACCGTGCAAAATGGCGTCGCGATCGTCCCTGTCCTGGGCACGCTCGTGCGCCGAGGCTCGTGGCTCGATGCCGCGTCTGGATTGGCGAGCTATTCCGGGCTGAAGGACTGCGTCGCCGAGGCCCTCGCCGAGCCGGACGTAAAGGCAGTTCTCCTCGAAATCGATTCCAACGGGGGCGAAGCCGGCGGCGTGTTCGACCTCGCAGATGAGATCCGAGCCCTCTCGAAGCGCCATCGAAAGCCGGTCTGGGCGCATGCGAACGAATGTGCCGCATCGGCGGCCTATGCCATCGCCTGCGCCGCCGATCGGATATGGCTTGCGAGAACGGGCGAGGTTGGAAGCATCGGCGTGATCTGCGCGCATCTCGACCAGTCGCAGGCAGACGCGAAGGCGGGGCTGCGCTGGACCTTCATCTTTGAGGGCGATCATAAGACGTGGGGCAACCCGCACGAGCCGCTCGACGACGAAGCCGAAGCGGCGCTGCAGGCCGACGTGCACGCCCTCTACGAGATGTTCGTTGCCCACGTGGCGCAATATCGTGGAATGACGCCTCAGGCGATCCGCGATACTCAAGCCGATATGTTCCGGGGAGAAGCGGCCATCACTGCTGGCCTCGCTGACCGGGTAGGAACTTTGGATCAGGCAGTGGCGGCGCTTGTCCGGTGCGTTGACAATATGTCGACATCCGGAGGGACCGCGATGGCAAGCAAGCGAGGAACGTCATGGCTCGACGCAGGACCGTCAGCGCAGCCCGCCGCCGTGCGGAGGAACCCAAGCCCGAAGACGAGCTCGAGGACGATCTCCCCGAAAACGAGGCCGAAGGCGAAGACGACGATCCGACCGCCGAAGGCGAAGACGAGGACGTGAATGCCGAAGGCGAGGACGAGGATCCTTCTGCCGAGGGCGAAGATGACGAGCCCGCGGCTGGAGGCGAGGAAGAGCCGAAGACGAGAAAAGCGAAGGCCAAGGCTGCACGCACTGAACGCGCGCGCTGCGCCGGCATCACCAACCTTGCCAAGCAGGCCAAGCGCCTCGGAGTGCGTTTCGACGCGGCCAAGGCCATCGCGAATGGCACGAGCCTCAGTGTGGCGCGAGCGCGCGTGCTCGCCGCAGCGGCTGCGACAGATGCGGGCGAGATCGACACGATCACGCGGCGTGGATCGCAGGGCGCGACAAGGCGCTCCCTCACGAAAGACGCGAAGCTGGCGACCTGGAAGAAGGCGCTGAAGCGCTGAGCTACGGCTAAGGGAGATACACGCAATGACTGTGTTTCATGAGGGGCGGCATCCGGGCGCCTATATCGTTGGCGAGGTCGAGTATCTCTCCCGGGAAACTGTGACGTTCGCCTCTGGCGCGGTTGTCGAGCCTGGCACCGTAGTCGCGCGCGTCACCGCCAGCGAGAAGTATGTGCCGCTCGATCCTTCCAAAAACGATGGCTCGCAGACGGCGGACGGCATCTCGTTCGGACATGTCGACGCCTCGGCCGCTGATGCCGTTGGCGTCATCACCGAGCGCCTCACGGCCGTCAGCGCCGCGGAGCTGCTTTGGCCGGCAGGCATCACGGAAGCGCAGAAGACGGCAGCGCTCACGGCGCTCAGGGCAAAGCACATCAAGGCGCGATAACGCGACAAGCGGCAGGGGACTTTCGCCATGCATATGGACATTTTCAACGACGATGCGTTCTCGGCCGTCACGATGACCCGGGCGCTCGAAGACTGGGAATTCAAGCCCGATCTGATCGGCTCGCTCAACCTCTTCGAGGATGTGCCGATTTCCACCACGGGCATCTCGGTCGAGCGGCGCGGTAACACGCTGTCGATCATCCAGACGAGCGAGCGCGGCGCGGAGCTTGAGGAAGGCGTCACCGACAGGCGCAACCTCCGCACCTTCGAGACGAGCCGCATCGCCAAGGGCAAGACGATTAAGGCCTCGGAAATCCAGAACGTCCGCGCGTTCGGCGAAGAGTCCGAACTCGAAACCATGATCCAGTACGTTGCCCGGTATTCGGCGAAGCTTGTTGGTGACGTCGAGCTGACTTGGGAAAACATGATGCTCGGCGCTGTGCAGGGTGTCGTCTACGACGCCAACGGCGCGGTGATTGTCGACTGGTTCAGTGAATGGAGTATTGCCGCTCCGGCGGAAGTAAACTTCGCGCTCGGAAACGACGACACCGATGTCGAGAAGATCTGCCGCGGCATCATTCGGAAGATGATGGTCGCGAGCCAAGGCGCGTGGACGATGGGGACTCGCGTTCTCGCACTGTGTGGGGACAACTTCTTCGACAAGCTCACGAACCACAAAAAGGTTCGCGAAACCTACCTGAATACGGCGCAGGCGCAGACCCTCAACCGTGCTTTCGGCGTTGCGACGCAGTCCGCGCTGCAGGCTGGTAGCTACGCCGTGTTCGACTACGGCGGCATCACCTTCGTCAATTATCGCGGCGTCGACACCTTTGACGATGGTGCAGCGAAGGGTACGCGAAATGCCATCGGCATCGGCAAGGAAAAGGCCAAGTTCTTGCCGGTCAATGCTCCTGGCGTTTTCCAGAAAGCCTTCGCGCCAGGCGAGGCCTTCGACATGGTGAACACCATCGGGCGGCCGCTCTATCAGATGCTGATCCGCGACGAGAAGCGGAACTTCTGGGTTCGCCCCGAGGTGTACAGCTACCCGCTGTTCATCTGCACGCGCCCTGACATGCTCATCACCGGGAAGAGCCAGTAATGTGGAAGGGCCTTCTCGATGACATGACCGCTGCCGTGCGGGACACCTTCGGGCAGGCCGTAACCTACACGCGGGCGGCGACGGGCGAGGTCTTCGACATCGTCGCGCCGTTCGATCCAGCTTACGCGTCAGTCGAGGCGGGCGGCAGTATTCCCGTCACCATCACGCGGCCGGTGCTCGACATCCGCATCGCCGACATAGGCGGTCACGAGCCGGAGCAGGACGACACGGCGCTGATCGGGGAGCGGCTTTACCGCGTCATCGACGCCGAGGCCTCATCCTCTGGCATGATCAAAGCGCATCTGCGGAAGGTGTGACATGCATCCGCGAAAAACCTTGCGCGCCGCCGCAGTCGAGATCATCCGCGCCGCCGGGACCGACGCGGCCCACCGCGTTTACAACTCCCGCGACTTCACGCTCAACACCAATTCGACACCGGCTATCGTCGTTTACACGCTCGGCGAGCGCATCGATTCCGATCAGCAGCATGAGGGCGGCTTGCGGCGGCGCGTCATGGACATGCGCGTCGAGTGCTACCACACCGGCGACGACGGGGCAGACGCAGTCGATGAAATGGCCTGGCAGGTTGAGAACGCGCTGCGCGCAGCCCCGACGCTTGGCAACCTCGCGCTGACCACGCGCCTCATCAATACCGACATGGCGTTCGCGGCTCAGGGGGAGTTCGCGCTCCATGCAGCCGTCATGCATTGGGACGTGACCTATTACACGCACCCATACGACGATGGGGGCGACGATGCAGGGGTTTGAGCGGCGAGACGCCGAGATAACCGACCTCGCGCGGCGCGTGTCGAATACGGTGTTGATCGGCACAATCTCGCAATACGACCACAAGCTCGCCCGCTATCGCGTCAAGGCCGGCGATCTTGAAACGGATTGGATCCCAGACACCCAAGCGAGGGCCGGGCGGACGCGCACTTATGAGGGGCGAGACAAGGGCGAGCAGGTCGTTGTCGTTTCGCCTTCCGGCGACCCTTCGCAGGGCGTGATCGTCGGCAGCATCCACACCGAAGAAAAGCAGGCTGCCGACAAAGGCAGCATCCATCGGCTGATTTATCCCGACGGAACGGTCATCGAATATGACGACGAAGCGAAGGCCTACAAGATGGCGGTCGCCAAGGGCGGCACGTTCACGCTCGAAATCGGAGAAGGCGTCTCGCTTGTCGCGACTGGTGACAAGCTCGCGCTGAAGGCGCCCGGCGGCATCACGCTCGAAAGCCCGACGCTCACGCACAACGGCAAGAACATCTCCTTCGACCACAAGCACACGGACGTCATGCCGGGTAGCGGACTGACCGGGGCACCGGCATGACAGGGGTAAGCGCCACCACGGGCAAGCCGCTGAACGGCATAGACCATCTGCGCCAGTCCATTCGTGACATCCTCACCACGCGGATCGGCACGCGCGTGATGCGCCGCGATTACGGCTCCAACGTGCCGAACGTCATCGACTCGCCGGTCAACGACTTCTTTGCCGTCGATCTCTACATCGCGGTCGCCGAGGCGTTGGCGAAGTGGGAGCCAAGGTTCGCGCTGCGAGAAACTGCATTCGTCGCCAAGGGCGACGGTGTTATCGAGTTCACCTTCAAGGGCATTTACTTGCCTGATGGGCGCGCCGTGAGGCTCGAAGGGGTGGTGGTCAAATGACGACTGCTATTGATTTGTCGCGATTGCCATCGCCGAACGCGGTCGAGCCGCTCGATTACGAAACGATGCAGGCGTTATTTCTGCAGCGCTTCCTTGTGGTTTGGAGCGCTGCTCGCGCCGAAGACCCCTCACTGCCATCTTACGATGTAGCAGGGCTTAATTCCGACCCCGTCGTCATTGTCTCGCAAGCGTGGAGCTATCTGCGGCTGCTTGACCGCCAGCGGGTCAACGATGCCGTGCGGGCCGTGCTCGCGCCGACGGCAACGGATGCGGATCTCGACAACGTTGTGGCGCGCATCGGCGTGCAGAGGCTTGTCGTCGTGGCCGCGACCGCCACAACGGAAGCGGTCATGGAGAGCGACGCGCGGTTGCTCGCGCGCTATCTGCTCGCCTTCACGCGACCTGCTGCGGGCAGCGCGGAGCGTTACATCTATGAAGCGATGACGGCGTGGCCGCAGCTCCACCACGCGGCGGTGATCGGTCGTGCGGTGCACGGCCGGCGCGGCGATGTCGATCTCGTGATCGCGGGGCCTTCGGGGCGCGACGCGACCGACGACGAGCTCGCGCTCGTGCGCGCCGCCACGAACAACACGACCGTGAAACCCGAGGCTACCAGCCTTTCGGTGCTGCGGGCCACGCGCGGCGTCTACGATGTGACAGGCACGATCATCGTGCCGACCGGGCCTGATGCAGAGGCCGTTCGCGCCGAGGCTGAGGCGCGTATTCTTGCTGCCGGGCAGGCGCGCATGCTGATCGGGGCACAGGTGCCTCGCTCGGCACTCGAAGGTGCTGCTTACGGTCTGTCCGTCACGCGGGTGGATCTGACCTCGCCCGCCGATATCCCGGCCGATCCCTACACGATCCCGATTCCGGGCGTGATCGAGCTATCCGTCGAGGTGGCAGGATGACCGGGCGTGCTGGGGCTCGCGAGATTCTGCCGGGTGCGCCGGAGCCGTTCAAGGCTTCTCTCGCGGCGGCCATGACCGACGACCTGCCGGTTCCGATCGAGCAGGTGCCCGATCCGCGGACGGCGCCGGTGCATTTTCTGCCGTGGCTCGCCGTTCATGACGGCGTGCGGCTCTGGTTTCCGAACTGGTCCGAGGCTCGCAAGAGGCGGGTCGTTTCAGAGAGTCTTGCCGCAAACTTCGAGGTCGGTGCGCGCGCAGGGGCAGTGCGCTTTCTCAGCTACGTCGACGGTACGCTCGTTGACGCCGTGGCTTATCCGGCTCGGTTCGTCATGGGGCGTGCCGTACTCGGTCGCACGCCCATCGGCCACGGGCCATTCCTCGCGCGCTATCTCGTCCGCATCCGGACGGTCAAGCCCTCTCGCGCGTTCGTGATCGGCCGTTCGGCAGGCGGGCGAGCATTTCTGAAAACGCCAGACCGCATGCAGCGCAACCGCGTGCTGACCGCGCTACGCGCCGCCAAATCGCCGGAGACAGAATACCGCGTCGACCTCGCCCATATGCGACCGCTGGCGCTGTCCGACGCCCCGCCTCTCGACGGCACCCATTATCTCGGCCAGTTCGTGCCGCGCTCAAAATTGTGAGGACGCCATGACGAAGGTGGTACATTTCAGCGAGGCTGAGGTTGCCGAGTCCAGCGACTGGGAAAACGCATCACTCTACGCACGCGAGGGCGACGAGGCGATTGTCGGCGGCGCTATCGGCTACCCGCACCATTGGGCTGGACATTCGATCTCGCAGACGAGCGCTATCGAGATAGCCATCAATCCAGGCGCGCTTTTCACGGGCGGTATCGTCTACCGCAACGAGGAGCCGATCTCAGTCAACCTGCAACTTTATCTACCTCTCGTGACCGGCGACAGGCGTTATGTGGCGCTGCTCTTGCGCGGCGAGGAGAAAACGGAGCAGGAGAGCCGTCTGTTCGAGGTGGATGCCGACACCGAAGAGACGGTTGAGCGCATGACGCCAAAGACCGGCCTTCGCCAGATCGTCTGCGTCGTTCAACAAGGTCTTACCTCACCAACGCCTGTCAAACCGGTGGTTGCAGCGGATCAGTGCTGTCTCGGCTTCGTCGAACTCTCGACGACCGGCATTGTCGCCATCGAGATGGACAACGCGCGCAGGGTCAAAACCCTCTACGAACTCGTGATCGCGAACACGACGATTGCAGCGGCTTTACTGACGACCGGCTGGAACAAATTCTCGATCCGGCCGAGCCCCCTGGAGAGCGGCAAGCGCTATGCGTGGTTCACGGTCACGACCGGCAACCATGCGCTCGAGACGGTCTCCGGCAACAAATTCGCGCAAGGCTCGCAGTTTCATGTCACGGACGGTGCATGGGCGCAGGGTTCGACGACTGTCGACTTCGCGATGCGTCTCAATGCGGCTTCCTTCGCTTCGACCCGCACCGTGGTCGAGTTCCAGCCGTTGATCCTCGAAAACGGCATGACCGACATCCGCCTGTTGCACGCGGGCTGGACGCTCGGCGGCACAGCTATGACGTGGGAAATCCGCCCGAGCGACGCGGATGAGTGGCGGCCGCTGAACGATACCATCGGAGAGCGCACACCGCTCGCCGGTCTGCCGCCTTTGGTGCGCCTGCGAGCTGTGTTCACGGGCACGACAGACCTGCAACCGGCGATCATCCTCGACGCCTATGCACGCGGCATGACGTTCCGACCCCGCGGCGACATGCAGGCGGTGTCGATCGAGCACCAATTCGGGCTGTCGTCGCAGACAATCCAGGTCGAGGCGGTCATCGACCAATACGATCCGCAGAAGCACACGGTCTCACCGAAACTGATCGTCGGCGGCACGGTGCTGACGCCGACGACTTGCGTCATCACGCCGGACCTTGTGAGCGACAAGAAAAAAACGTGGCTCGCGACGTATTTGCTCGGCGCGCCTGCCACATCTGCGCGGGTCCGGCTCGACATGACGACGACCGAAGTGACCGACATCCCGTTTATCCAGAACATCGCGTACTACGCATTGTGAGGGCTTCATGGCTGCGAAAACCAAACCTGCCAAAGCGTCAGCCTACGAGGCGGAGGTCGATTACCGCATCACCCTTGCTCGGCTCGTCAAGCTGGGCGGCACTGTAGCTTTGCCGCCGCGCGGCGAGATCACGGTGAAGGGGGCTGCGCTCACGCAAATCATCGAGGAGTACGGAGCCGATGTCATCGTCTCTGCCGAGCGCGTCTGACGACTATAAGGCGCCGCATAAACTCGACCTGTCGCGCGCCGTTTGGGATGCGGTCTTCGGAAGCATAGGCGAGCGGCTCCGCGCGCTGGAGGCTGTCAAGGCCGACTGGGAAAGTCTGATCTCGGTTGGCACAGGCCAAGCGCTCGCCGTGATCCGCGAGAACGTCGAGCCTCATCTCGCGGCGCTCACCGCGACTATATCGCAGCTCCAGAGCGACGTGCACGAGGCCGAGGACGTTATTGCGGCACTGATCCGCGGCAGCGTGCCGATGGGCACGGTGAAGGGGCTTGGTGCTGCTTTGCTGGCAAAGGCGGACGCGGAGGCGACGAGCGCCGCCTTGTCGGCGCTAAATACCCTCGTCGCGACAAAAGCTGCGTCTGCGGATGTGGCGGAGGCGCTCCTACTCAAGGCGGACGC
Proteins encoded in this region:
- a CDS encoding S49 family peptidase — protein: MKGATVRRLDLPHLAATLFDTPHMIRRSKLDVILAAVAPKLHSGALPVRAFADEDDYGSEPNEGFTVQNGVAIVPVLGTLVRRGSWLDAASGLASYSGLKDCVAEALAEPDVKAVLLEIDSNGGEAGGVFDLADEIRALSKRHRKPVWAHANECAASAAYAIACAADRIWLARTGEVGSIGVICAHLDQSQADAKAGLRWTFIFEGDHKTWGNPHEPLDDEAEAALQADVHALYEMFVAHVAQYRGMTPQAIRDTQADMFRGEAAITAGLADRVGTLDQAVAALVRCVDNMSTSGGTAMASKRGTSWLDAGPSAQPAAVRRNPSPKTSSRTISPKTRPKAKTTIRPPKAKTRT
- a CDS encoding major capsid protein is translated as MHMDIFNDDAFSAVTMTRALEDWEFKPDLIGSLNLFEDVPISTTGISVERRGNTLSIIQTSERGAELEEGVTDRRNLRTFETSRIAKGKTIKASEIQNVRAFGEESELETMIQYVARYSAKLVGDVELTWENMMLGAVQGVVYDANGAVIVDWFSEWSIAAPAEVNFALGNDDTDVEKICRGIIRKMMVASQGAWTMGTRVLALCGDNFFDKLTNHKKVRETYLNTAQAQTLNRAFGVATQSALQAGSYAVFDYGGITFVNYRGVDTFDDGAAKGTRNAIGIGKEKAKFLPVNAPGVFQKAFAPGEAFDMVNTIGRPLYQMLIRDEKRNFWVRPEVYSYPLFICTRPDMLITGKSQ
- a CDS encoding GPW/gp25 family protein — translated: MTGVSATTGKPLNGIDHLRQSIRDILTTRIGTRVMRRDYGSNVPNVIDSPVNDFFAVDLYIAVAEALAKWEPRFALRETAFVAKGDGVIEFTFKGIYLPDGRAVRLEGVVVK
- a CDS encoding phage tail protein I; protein product: MTGRAGAREILPGAPEPFKASLAAAMTDDLPVPIEQVPDPRTAPVHFLPWLAVHDGVRLWFPNWSEARKRRVVSESLAANFEVGARAGAVRFLSYVDGTLVDAVAYPARFVMGRAVLGRTPIGHGPFLARYLVRIRTVKPSRAFVIGRSAGGRAFLKTPDRMQRNRVLTALRAAKSPETEYRVDLAHMRPLALSDAPPLDGTHYLGQFVPRSKL
- a CDS encoding baseplate J/gp47 family protein, producing the protein MTTAIDLSRLPSPNAVEPLDYETMQALFLQRFLVVWSAARAEDPSLPSYDVAGLNSDPVVIVSQAWSYLRLLDRQRVNDAVRAVLAPTATDADLDNVVARIGVQRLVVVAATATTEAVMESDARLLARYLLAFTRPAAGSAERYIYEAMTAWPQLHHAAVIGRAVHGRRGDVDLVIAGPSGRDATDDELALVRAATNNTTVKPEATSLSVLRATRGVYDVTGTIIVPTGPDAEAVRAEAEARILAAGQARMLIGAQVPRSALEGAAYGLSVTRVDLTSPADIPADPYTIPIPGVIELSVEVAG
- a CDS encoding phage baseplate assembly protein V; protein product: MQGFERRDAEITDLARRVSNTVLIGTISQYDHKLARYRVKAGDLETDWIPDTQARAGRTRTYEGRDKGEQVVVVSPSGDPSQGVIVGSIHTEEKQAADKGSIHRLIYPDGTVIEYDDEAKAYKMAVAKGGTFTLEIGEGVSLVATGDKLALKAPGGITLESPTLTHNGKNISFDHKHTDVMPGSGLTGAPA
- a CDS encoding head decoration protein, with amino-acid sequence MTVFHEGRHPGAYIVGEVEYLSRETVTFASGAVVEPGTVVARVTASEKYVPLDPSKNDGSQTADGISFGHVDASAADAVGVITERLTAVSAAELLWPAGITEAQKTAALTALRAKHIKAR
- a CDS encoding head-tail joining protein, producing the protein MWKGLLDDMTAAVRDTFGQAVTYTRAATGEVFDIVAPFDPAYASVEAGGSIPVTITRPVLDIRIADIGGHEPEQDDTALIGERLYRVIDAEASSSGMIKAHLRKV